From the genome of Bradyrhizobium sp. ORS 278:
CGTGATGGTCACGATCTGGGTGGTGCCGAGATATTCGGCGCCGAACACTTCGCCGCGCAAACCGCCATCGGTTGCGAGCGTCACCTGCTCCGGGCGCACGCCAAGTACCAGATCGCTGCTAGCGGCATCCTCGCGCAATTCAGGAACACCGATCTCGGCGCCATCGATGCGGATGCATTTGGTGCCTGCTGGAAGCCTGGCATCGAAGCGGATGAAGTTCATGGCCGGTGATCCGATGAAATCGGCGACGAACATCGAGGCCGGCCGGTCGTAGATGTCCTGCGGCGTGCCCAGCTGCTCGACCACACCGCGGTTCATCACCGCGATCTTGTCGGCCATCGACATCGCCTCGAGCTGGTCATGGGTAACGAACACGGTCGTCGCCTTCAGGCGATCATGCAGCGCGCGCAGCTCGCCGCACATGATGTGGCGGAATTCGGCATCGAGCGCGCCGAGCGGCTCGTCCATGAGAAACGCCTTGGGCTCGCGAACGATCGCCCGACCCAGCGCGACGCGCTGGCGGTCTCCACTCGACAATCCGCTGACCGGACGATCGATCAGATGATCGATCTGCAGGATGCGCGCGGCCTGCTTGACCCGGCGTTTGATTTCGGCCTTCGGTACTCCCATCGAAACCAGCGGAAAAGCGATATTCCTGCGGACGTTCATATGCGGATACAGCGCGAACAGCTGGAACACCATCGCGATGTCGCGCTCGCGCGCCCGGCGGAACGTCACGTTTTCGCCGCCGAGGCTGATCGTGCCGGAGGTCGGCAGCTCCAGTCCCGCGATCATGCGCAACGTGGTGGTCTTGCCGCAGCCGGAGGGGCCGAGCAGGCAGAAGAACTCACCATCGGCGATCGTGAAGCTGGTGCCGCGCACGGCGGCAAAGCCGCCGAATTGTTTGACCAGGTTTTCAATCCGGATCTCGGCCATGGCTTCAGTCCGGGAACTTCGAGACGATGGTGAACATCACCACGCCGGCAAGCGTCGTGACGAAAGAATAGGTGTAGAGCACCAGCGCAAAAGGCTGCAGCAGCATCAGCACGCCGGCGGCAATCAGCACGGTCGCGACGGTTTCCATCGGACCGCGGCGCAGTGCTCGCGGCCACCGCGATTGCGTGACTTGGACCGGTCGATCTTGCGCGATCTCGCTCATTTGCGCACCGCTCCGAAGGTGATGCCGCGCAGGAGATGTTTTCGCAGCAGCACGGTGAACACGACGATGGGGATCAGGAACAGCGTCGTTCCGGCCGCTACAGCCGGCCAGTCCTGGCCGCCTTCGCCGATGATGATCGGAATGAACGGTGGCGCGGTTTGCGCCGTGCCTGATGTCAGAAGCACCGCGAAGGCGTATTCGTTCCAGGCGAAAATCAGGCAGAAGATCGCGGTCGCGACGATGCCGGTGGTGGCCTGCGGCAACACGACCTTGAAGAACGCCTGAAGCCGCGTATAGCCGTCGACCATCGCCGCCTCTTCGTACTCCCGCGGAATCTCGTCCATGAAGCCCTTGAGCAGCCAGACCGCGAGCGAAATGTTGACGGACGTATAGAGCAGGATCATGCCGAGCCGCGTATCGGACAGGCCGAGCTCGCGATACATCAGATAGATCGGGATCGCGACCGCGATCGGCGGCATCATCCGGGTCGACAGGATGAAGAACAGCAGGTCGTCCTTCAGCGGTACTTTGAAGCGCGAGAACGCGTAGGCCGCCAGCGTGCCGAGCACGACCGACAGCGCGGTCGAGCCGAACGCGATCACCAGCGAGTTGACATAGCGCGGAATGTAGTTCGATGGTCCCGCGATCACCATGTTGCGCTCGCGCGAGACGCGGTCGCACAGGCTGGAAGCCGGCGGCAGCTTGGCCATGTATTCCGGCGTCTGCCGCGTCCGCGTCGTGAACAGGTTGCAGTAGCCTTCCAGGCTCGGCTCGGCCACCAGCTTCGGCGGATAGGCGATCGCGTCCGACGGCGACTTGAAGCCGGTCATGAAGATCCACAGCAACGGCACCAACGTGACCAGCGCATACGCGATCACGACGGCGGCCGCGATGCGCTTCGTCAGCGGCGACGGATCGACCACGGAATGGGCGGAGACGAGACCGGTCATCGGCTTTTCACCCGGTTGAGCGCCTTGACGTAGATGTTGGCGAGACCGAACACGGTGACGAACAGGATGATGGCAAAGGCCGAGGAGTAACCGGTCCGCCATTTCTCGAACGCCTCGCGCTTGAGGGTGATCGAGGCCACCTCCGTGGTCGAGCCAGGCCCCCCACCTGTGAGCAGGTTCACCATGTCGAACATCTTGAAATTCTCGATGCCGCGGAACAGCACCGCGAGCATGATGAAGGGCAGCGCCATCGGCAAGGTGATCGACCAGAACTGCCGCCACGGCGAGGCGCGATCGACCTCCGCCGCCTCGTAGATATAGTCCGGGATCGAGCGCAGGCCGGCGAGGCAGATCAGCATCACGTAAGGCGTCCACATCCAGGTATCGACGATGACGATCGCCCAGGGCGCCAGCGGCACCTGTGCGAGCATCTGGAACGAGGATGCCGGCGCGCCGGTCACGGCCGAGACGACGTAATTGAACAGGCCGGTCTGCGGTTGGTAAAGGAAAGTCCAGAAGTTGCCGACAACCGCGGGCGACAGCATCATCGGCAGCAGGATCAAGGTGGTCCACAGACCATGGCCGCGAAACTTCTTGTCGATCAGCCAAGCCAGCGCGAAGCCGAGCACGGTCTGAATCAGGATGCTCCAGAACACGAAGCGCGCCGTCACCGTCATCGCGGCCCACACGTCGGGGTCGGTCAGGATGGACTGGTAGTTGGCAAGCCCGACATCGAGCACCGTCGCGTTCGGACGGTTGGCGCGATAGTTGGTGAATGACAGGCGAATCGTCCAGATCAACGGAAAGATGTTGATCGCAAGCAGCAGCAGCATGGTCGGCGTGATGAACAGCCAGGCGATGGCGCGCTCCGACAGGCCGCGCACGCGACGAACCATTGCGGGCGGCGTCACCAGGGCGGCGCGGTCGACGAGGCCGCTCAATCCGGTTTGGTCGGTCATGCGAGGAACTGCTTTACGGTGGCTGTTTGATGGCGCTGCTCTATCCTCTCGCCATTCCGGGCTCGCGCTTCGCGCGCCCCGGAACGACTCGTGGAGAGATCGGTACCTATAAGCGCAATCGTCAGAGCTTGCCGTCCTCCTTGAACACCTTGGTCCAGTCCGCGATCAGCCCATCGAGCGCGCCCTTGGCGGTGCCCTGGTCGGCGACGACGTAGTCGTGGACGCGCTTCTGCATCGCGAGCAGTAGCTGCGCGTAGGACGGTTCGGCCCAGAAATCGACCACCTGGTCCATCGCCACCAGGAAGTCGGCGGCGAAAGGCGCGGTGTTCTTGAAGTTGGGATCGTTGAGCACGCCCTTGTGGCAGCTGTATCCGCCGAGTGCCCACCACTTCTTCTGGGTGTCGAGCGAGGCGAACCACTTGATATAGGCCAGCGCCTCGGCGCGGTTCGGCGAATAGGCCACCACCGAGATGCCCTGCCCGCCGATCTGCGAGCCCTTCTCCTTCTGCGCGGGATTGACGAAGAAGCCGATCTTGTCGCCGCCGACATTCGGATCCTTGTAGAGGCCCGGGAAGAACGCAAACCAGTTCATCTGCAGCGCGACCTGGCCGGACTTGAACGCGTCGAGGCCTTCCTGCATGTAGCCGTTGGAATAGCCCGGGGGCGTGCAGCACTTGTACAAGGCCTTGTAGAATTCCAGCCCCTTCACGGCGTCGTCCGAGTTGACGAAGCCCTGCATATCATAGGGCTTCTTCGGGTTCTGGTACTTGAAGCCGAACGGATAGAGCGCGTTGGTCACGCCCATGGTGATGCCTTCCGAGCCGCGCTCGGTGAAGATCGCCGCGCCGTAAACCGTCTTGCCGTCGATCACCCGCTTCTGGAAGAACTCGGCAATATCCTTCAGCTCGCCTTGCGTCTTCGGCACCTCGAGCTCGCGGCCGAACTTCTTCTTGAACTCCTCGCGGATCTCCGGCCGCGCGAACCAGTCCTTGCGGTAGGTCCAGCCATTGGCGTCGCCCATCGCCGGCAGGGCCCAGTAGTTCGGCGAGCCCTTCGGCCATTCGGCGTAGCCCGCCACTGTCGCCGGCATGAAGTCGGAGATCTTGATGCCTTCCTTGTCGAAGAACTCGTTGAGCTTGACGTATTGTCCGTTCTCCGCCGCGCCGCCGATCCATTGCGAGTCGCCGATCATCAAGTCGCACAGCTTGCCCTTGGAGTTGAGCTCGTTGAGCATGCGATCGGCGAAGTTCGGCCACGGCACGAATTCGAACTTCATGTTGACGCCGGTCTTGGCGGTGAAGTCCTTGGACAATTCGACCAGCGCGTTGGCGGGGTCCCACGCCGCCCAGCACAAGGTGATGGTCTTTCCTTCGGCCCGTGCCGGCGCGGATGCGCCGAGCACTGTCGCGGCGGCGACGGTCGCCATCAGTGCAAATGTCTGCAGCAACTTCATCTGGCACTCCCTCCCTGTTGGCGCCGCGCCGCTTTGTGCTGCGACGGCGATGTGTGGCCCGCGGCCAGACGCGCCATCACAACGACAGCGGGAGGCCGCAAGCGTTTCCTCATGCCCCCGGATCATCCGTCCGAGTTAAGTATTTTGTTTAGTAGATTTGCAGCGACTAAACATGTCAAGCGCCATTTCAAGCGTCTTGCGGTGCGTCATGTTTAGCGGATGCGGTAAACGGCTCGTCCTATAGATCATTTTCCAGAGATGGCCGCGGCACAAATTTCTGCGGCATGTCGGCGCAAGATCCCGGCGCCCAACCTTGAGATGCGCCCGCGTCGTCATCTCGGCATGAGCACGACGCCCAGCAGACACAAACTCTGACTTCACAGCTGTCAAACAGCGCCGCTGCATCGCGGCGTGAACCCACCGGATCCGGTCGGCTTTCGAGCATGAAGGAGACATGACGTCGCGATCCCGCGGCGGTTACGCCCGGGCTTTGCATCCGTCGCCCTCTTCCTTTCCAGGAAGAGGCGCAGGGAAGGCCGGGAGCCTGCCGCCCCCCATGGCCCCCGTGCGGAGAAAAATGCACGGGGCAGGAACCACAGGTTCGGCTGGGAACATCCCGGCCTTCCCCGCGCGATGGTTTGAGCGGATTATACGTGATCTCCTTGGGGACCGGCTTGATTGCCCCCATCGCGAACGAATCATCCCGCTCGCTTGACCTCGGCACCGGGAGGCCAGGACCACACGACTTCACCGTCGCATCGCTCCGTTCGTCCGCCCGGTCGTAACCAGGCTGCGGAGCAACGCGCCCACCGCATCGCGGACCCGACGTTCGTGACGATCGCGAAACGTCCCTCTTGGCGGGCCCGGACGCGCGGAAATGTGGAGGTGATTTGCCCGACGACGCAAGTGATCAGCCCGCGACAAACTGGCACGACGGGCAATCGGCGCATGGCGGCCTTGCGCGGATGGCCCGTCGGGCAGATCGGAGCCGAGATCCGCGGATCAACAACTAACAGCTACCACGATGTTCTCCTGGTAGCCGTCCTGAACTCAGACCAGCCGAACTTCAGTCCCACCAGAAGTACCACCAGTCGCTGCTCATCAAGGCGGCGGCGAGCGCGCTGAAGGTGCCGACGCCCTGGTCGATATTGTCGGGACAATAGACATAGTGCTCCCGCGCCAGCGCGAGCGCCTCGTCGCGGGTCTGCGGCCGCCGAGCGACGCGCAGATTGATCACGTCCGAGGTGATGGCGACGAGCTCGGCGCCGTAGCGGTCGCGCCAGTTCCTGAACGCGGCGACGTGCTCTTCCGGCTTCGGGCAGCCATTCCAATGGCCCCAGCGCAAAATGGCCGGGATGGTCGTCCAGTCGTCGGTCGGCGCCAGACCGATGATGACCTTTGTGAGCGGCTGTCCGGTGCGATAATCCATGACGACCGACAGGCCGTCCATCGCATCGGTCGTGTCGGGCCAATCGCCGAGCGGCGGCTCGCGGCCCGATCCGAGCATCGCGGCGATGGTCTCGTCGCGTGTCAGGGTGCGCGGCTGTCCGTCCTTACTCTCGGTGATCACGGGCAAGGGCATGTCCGGCTTGGCCGCCAGCATCTCCTTGAACTGCCTGATCGCGGCCTCGTTGCTGTCCTTGCTGCGCTGGATGAAATCATCGGGAAACCTGATCGACGCAGCGTCGCGCAGGATGTCCTCGACCGGCCGGAGCGGCGGGCCGTACGGTCCATGCGGCGCGAACGGAGTCAGCAGATTGCCCAGGGAGTGGTGCTCGTCCTCGCCGCCGAGCACCACCGGCGCGCCCTGGCCGGCCGCCTTGAGCTCCTGCCATTTGGCCAGAGCATTGTCGCCCGTGGTTTCGATCAGCTTGAGCGGAAACTGCGCCATAGCCTGGCGCTGATACTCCCGCGCGCTATCCTCCGGTGTCACGGCTTGCGCCCTCCATGGCATGGTCGCGCCCAGCGCGCCCGCGAGCAGCCCTGTCAGCACATCCCGCCGCTGCATCGGACGCCCTTCATCTCTCAATGCGTGATCCGCAATATCATAATGATGTGTTCGAGCCAGATTCTAGGCGCAACCGCGACATCTGGCGTCTCAACGCGGGCCTTCCATAGCCACCCGCGAAATACTTAGCGGACTCCCTTGCCACGTATCTGCCACACACCTCGATCGGTGGTTATGGGTCCCGGCGTTCGCCGGGACGACACCGATGATGACGTGAGAGCCGGGCCAAAGACTCTGTCGTCGTCCCGGCCTTGAGCCAGGACCCATAACCACCGAAGCTGGAAGTGAAGCGAGCTGGAATTCAGCCGAGTTTTATTGTGAGAGGCGCGGCGCTTTACTCCCGTCGTTCGTCAAAAAGACGCGCAGGATCTGCGCGTCTCATCAGCAGGCCAAATCCTCAATGCGCCGCCGACGGCAACTCCACCTTCGGCGTCTCGGCAATCGCTTCCTTGTGGCGGGTGAAGAAGCGGATCACCATTACGAAGAACACCGGTACCCAGAACACGGCGAGGAAGGTCGCGGTGAGCATGCCGCCGAGCACGCCGGTGCCGAGCGCCTGCTGGCTCGCGCCGCTCGCGCCGGTGGCAATCACCAGCGGCACGACGCCGAGGATGAAGGCCAGCGAGGTCATGATGATCGGCCGGAAGCGGAGCTCGCAGGCCGTCACCGTCGCCTCGATCAGCGGCGTGCCGCGGGCCCGCAGATCCTTGGCGAACTCGATGATCAGGATGGCGTTCTTCGCCGACAGGCCGATGATGGTGATGACGCCGACCGTGAAGTAGACGTCGTTGGGCAGGCCGCGCAGCCAGGCGGCGGCGACCGAGCCGATCAGGCCGAGCGGCACCGCGAGCATGACGGCGAACGGGATCGCCCAGCTTTCATACAGCGCGGCCAGGCACAGGAAGACGAACAGGATCGACAGGCCGAGCAGGAACGCGGCCTGCGATCCCGCGAGCTTCTCCTGCAGCGACTGGCCGGTCCAGGCATAGCCGAACCCCTTGGGCAAGGTACCCATCAGCCGCTCCATCTCGGCGATCGCGTCGCCCGAGGTGTAGCCGGGCTTGGGGTTGCCGGTGATGCGCACCGAAGGATAGCCGTCGAAGCCGACCACTTGCGTGGGTCCGACCGACCAGGCAATGCGCGCGAAGGACGAGAACGGCACCATCTCGCCGGCATTGTTGCGCACGCTGTAGGTCAAGAGATGCTCCGGCTTGGTGCGCTTGTCGTCGTTGGCCTGCACGACGACACGTTGCATGCGGCCGAGATTGAGGAAGTCGTTGATGTAGTTCGAGCCGAGGCTGGTCGACAGCGCGCCGTTGATCGCCGCGAAGGTCACGCCGAGCGCAGCGGCCTTGGCGCGATCGATCTCGAGCCGCACCAGCGGCGCCGGCGGCAGTCCTTCGACGCTGAGCTTGCCGAGCACCGGTGAGTTCGCGGCTGCCGCGAACAGCTGGTCCTTGGCCGCCATCAGCGCGTCATAGCCGCGCTGCGAACGATCCTGCAGGCGGAAGCTGAAGCCCGAGGTGTTGCCGAGATTGTCGATCGGCGGCGGCGCCAGCACCGACACTTCGGCATCGCGAATCTTGGAAAGCTCCGGATTGAGGCGCGCGATCAGCGCGTCCGCGCTCTCGTTGCGACTGCGCTCCGACCAGTCCTTCAGGGTGACAAAGGCCTGCGCCGTGTTGGAGCCCTGACCGTAGAAGCTGAAGCCGGCGATGAACGACACCGTGTCGATGCCGGGCGTGTCGGCGAGCGTCTTCTCGACTGTCTTGATCACGTCGAGCGTGCGGTTGGTGCTGGCGTCGGGCGGCGTCAGCACGTCGACCATCACGAAGCCCTGGTCGTCGACCGGCAGGAAGCCGCCGGGCAGCCGCCACAGCGAATAGCCGAGCCCCGCCAGCAGCAGCACGTAGATGATCATGAACCGGCCGCCGCGCGCCACCACCCAGCGCGTCGCTGCGCTGTAGCGGCTGGTCACCCGGCCGAACCAGCCGTTGAACCAGCCGAAGAAGCCGCCCTTGGCGTGGCCATGGCCCTGCTCGATCGGCTTGAGCAGCGTCGCGCACAAGGCCGGCGTCAGCGACAGCGCCAGGAACGCCGAGAAACCGATCGACACCACCATCGAGGCGGAGAACTGCTGATACATGATGCCGACCGAGCCGGGGAAGAACGCCATCGGCACGAACACCGCCATCAGCACCAGCGTGATGCCGATGACCGCGCCGGTGATCTGCTCCATCGCCTTCACGGTCGCCTCGCGGGGCGACAGCCCCTCCTCCGCCATGATGCGCTCGACGTTCTCGACCACGACGATGGCGTCGTCGACCAGGATGCCGATCGCGAGCACCATGCCGAACATGGTCAGCACGTTGATGGAGAAGCCGAGGCTGAGCAGCACCGCGCAGGTGCCGAGCAGCGCGATCGGCACCACGATGGTCGGGATCAGCGTGTAGCGGATGTTCTGCAGGAACAGGAACATCACCAGGAACACCAGCACGACCGCTTCGCCGAGCGTCATCAGCACCTTCTTGACCGAGGCGGCGATAACCGGGGTGATGTCGTAGGACACTTCGTATTTGACGCCGGGCGGAAAGAAGCCCGCGAGCTCGGCCATCCGCGTCTTGACCGCCTTGGCGGTGGCGAGCGCGTTGCCGGTCGGCGCCAGCTGCACCGCGACCGCGGCCGCCGGCTTGCCGTCGAGCCAGGACGAGAACGCGTAGGTCAGGCCGCCGACCTCGATCTTGGCCACGTCGGACAGCTTGACGGTCGAGCCGTTGAGATTGGCGCGCAGCACGATGTTGCCGAACTCCTCCGGCGATTCGAGCTGGCCCTTGACCAGCACCATGTTCTGCGTGCGCTGCGTCGACGGCGACGGCGGCACGCCGAGAATGCCGGAGGCGACCTGCGAGTTCTGCGCCGCGATCGCGGCGTCGACGTCCTGCGCGGTCAGGCCGAGGCCGAGCAGCTTGTCGGGATCGAGCCAGATCCGCATCGCGCGCTCGGTCGCGAACAGCCGCGCGCGGCCGACGCCCGGCAGACGGCGCAGTTCCGGCAGCACGTAGCGCGTGGCGACGTCGCCGAGGCCGATCTCGTCGAGACTGCCGTCGGTCGAGGTCAGCGTGACGAATTGCAGGATGGCGCTCGACGCCTCGAGAATGACGACGCCCTGCTTTCGCACCGCCTCGGGCAGCCGCGGCTCGATGCGCTTGATGCGGTTCTGCACGTCGACGGCCGCGAGCTCGATGTCCGTGCCGGGCTTGAACTGGGCGATGATCTCGACCTCGCCGGTGGTGTCGCTGGTCGATTCATAGTTCAGGATGCCGGAGGCGCCGTTCAGCTCCTCCTCGATCAGGCGCGTGACGCTGTAATACAGGTTCTCGGTCGACGCGCCCGGATAGGACGTGGAGATCGAGATCGACGGCGGCGCGATGATCGGGTATTGCGCGACGGGCAGAAACGGAATCGCCAGGATTCCGCCGAGACAGATGAAGATCGCCACGACCCAGGCAAAGATCGGACGTGCGATGAAGAAGCGTGACATGACAGATGGTCTCCGGGCCGTGGCCGCGTTCAATTCGAGGCGGACGGCTTGCCGGCGCCGGCGGCCTGCCACGGCACCGGCGTGACGGCACTGCCGGGCGCGAACTTCTGGAAGCCGTCGACCACGACGCGCCAGCCCGGCTTCAGACCGTCCTCGACCAGCATGCCGCCGTTCAGCGCGCGTCCGAGCCGCACCGGCTGAAGATTCGCGCGTCCCTCATTGTTGACAACGTAGACAGCGCTGCCGCCGGCCGTCGTCCGCTGCACGGCCTGCGACGGCACGACGAGGCCCGCAGCGTCGATCGCCTCCTCGATCTGGACCCGCACATACATGCCCGGAAGCAGTTCGCCCTCGGGATTGGGGAACTCGCCGCGCAGGGTCACCTTCGCGGTGCCCGGATCGACGCTGACGTCGGAGAACAACAGCCGGCCGGGATGTTTGTACATCGAGCCGTCATCGAACAGCAGGCGGACGCGCGCCGCCTCCCGCGACACGCTCTTCAGGCGGCCTTCGGCGAGATCGCGCCGCAGCTGATTCAGCTCGTCCACGGATTGCGTGAAGTCGGCATAGACGGGATCGAGCTGCTGGATGGTGGCGAGATGCGTCGTCTCGTTCGGATTGACCAGCGCGCCCTCGGTCACCAGCGCCCGCCCGATGCGTCCGGAGATCGGCGCCCGCACCGTGGCCCAGTCGAGATTGAGCTGCGCCTGCGCGACGGCCGCTTTCTGGGCAGCGACGTCGGCCTGCGCCTGGCGCTCTGCGGCGACCGCGAGCTCATACTGCGCCTGGGTGGTGGCCTCGCCCTTCAACAGGTTCTTCAGGCGATCTTCCTGACGGTCCGCCTGGTAGAGCACGGCCTCCGCCTTGGCGAGTGCGGCGCGCGCCTTCTCCAGCTCGACCTCGAACGGGGCCGGATCGATGCGGTACAGCACCGCGCCGGCGTCCACCATGCCGCCCTGCTGGAAGCTGCGCTCGATCACGATGCCGCTGACGCGCGGCCGAACCTCGGCGATGCGCATCGAGGTGATGCGTCCCGGGAGATCCTTCGTCAACGTCACCGGCGCCGATTCGAGCTTGACGACGCCAACCTCGGGCGCATTGGACGCATGCGGCGCAGCTGTGCCGCCCTGGTCTGTGCAAGCCGCAAGCGTCATCACGGAGACGGCGCAGATTGTCGCGCCAGCGGAACGGATCAACTTATCTCTCAGCATGAAGCCCATCGAATAACATCGCGGCGCGCATCATTGCCCGATGATCGGGCCGGACAGAGCAAATACGCTCGATCCACTCCCGTCTCCGGATCGTCGCTCACTGACTTTGGCGCGCCGTATACCATGGTCGCGAGCAGACGAATGTTCGTGCGGCGGTTACATAGGTGAGTTGTTAGCTGACGCCAGCTTCTTTGCTGGAGGACTGCGACAACCCGGCAGCGCCGAATTGCCGCATGCTCCGGCAGCGCGTGCGCACTTTGTCGCGCCCCTCGGTCTGATGCTCTCGCGTCAGATCACTGCGGACGTGATTTACTTGAAGTGCCCATGAATGATTTACGATACGAATCCCTTGGCGAATTCAGCCGGCGATTGTGCTGAAGCGTACAACGTGGTCGTTAGGTTCATTATCCGGACACAGAACGTTCGGTGCCGGTCGGCTGCAGCAGTTTGATACCTTCCGCGCCGTCGCAGCTCAACGAGCGACCTCCCCGGCGGCAGAAGAGCTGCTGCCCTCGACGTTCTCCACTACCGCCCGCATCGTAGCAGGTCGCGACGTTTGACAGCCTCGAGCGGGCCCGGTCTACTCGCCTGCAAAGCCGCGCAACAAGCGGTGAGCGAGGAGGACCGTCATGGAGCGACGCAGTGGTGGCGCGGCAGTCGAGGCTGCGCGCGAAAGTCTCAGTCTCTCATGGGCGATGCGACAACGCCGTCGGCGCTTTTCCGGCGCGATCGCGGCGGTGCTTGCGCTGCTCTGTCTGGCGTCCACCGGCACGACGCATGCGCAAGGCATTCCCAAGGATGTGCCGGCACGGGTCGAATTATATCCGATCCCCTCGCTGACCTTGTCGGACCGCCAGTTCCTCGCAGGTGACGAGGGCGGCAAGCCGGTCACCGTGGTCGGTGAGCTGCGCGTCGCGCAGGGCAGCGGCAGGCTACCGGTCGTCGTGCTGATGCACGGCTCGGGCGGCGTGGGCGCCAACATCGCGGCCTGGACGCGCACCTTCAACGCGATGGGCATCTCGACCTTCGTGATCGACGGCTTCACCGGCCGCGGCATCACCGCCACCAGCACCAATCAGGCGCAGCTCGGCCGGCTGAATCTGATCATGGACATCTATCACTCGCTCGATGTGCTGGCGAAGCATCCGCGGGTCGACCCCGAGCGGATCGCGCTGATGGGCTTTTCACGCGGCGGACAGGCGGCGCTGTATGCGAGCCTCGAGCGCTTCCACAAGCGCTGGAATACGTCGGGGCTGCAATTCGCCGCCTACATTCCATTCTATCCGGACTGCTCCACGACCTATCGCGGCGACACTGATGTCGCGGCGCGGCCGATCCGGATCTTTCACGGCGGGCCGGACGACTACAATCCGGTGCACACCTGCAAGGCCTATGTCGAGCGGCTGAAGGCGGCCGGACGCGACGTCGAGCTGACCGAATATCCGGACTCGCCGCACGGCTTCGATATCGGCCTGCTCGGCGCCAACATGCTGGCGATCGCGTCCAAGGCGCAGACCGTGCGCAACTGCCGCATCACCGAAGGCGACGGCGGCATGCTGATGAACGCGGAGACGCAGCAGCCTTTCACCTATCAGGACGCCTGCGTCGAGCTCGATCCGCATGTCGGCGGCAATCCGGCGACCGCGGAGGCGGCGCGGCAGGCGGTGACGGACTTCCTGCGCGCGCTGTTCAAGCTGTCGTGAGCAAGAA
Proteins encoded in this window:
- a CDS encoding efflux RND transporter permease subunit gives rise to the protein MSRFFIARPIFAWVVAIFICLGGILAIPFLPVAQYPIIAPPSISISTSYPGASTENLYYSVTRLIEEELNGASGILNYESTSDTTGEVEIIAQFKPGTDIELAAVDVQNRIKRIEPRLPEAVRKQGVVILEASSAILQFVTLTSTDGSLDEIGLGDVATRYVLPELRRLPGVGRARLFATERAMRIWLDPDKLLGLGLTAQDVDAAIAAQNSQVASGILGVPPSPSTQRTQNMVLVKGQLESPEEFGNIVLRANLNGSTVKLSDVAKIEVGGLTYAFSSWLDGKPAAAVAVQLAPTGNALATAKAVKTRMAELAGFFPPGVKYEVSYDITPVIAASVKKVLMTLGEAVVLVFLVMFLFLQNIRYTLIPTIVVPIALLGTCAVLLSLGFSINVLTMFGMVLAIGILVDDAIVVVENVERIMAEEGLSPREATVKAMEQITGAVIGITLVLMAVFVPMAFFPGSVGIMYQQFSASMVVSIGFSAFLALSLTPALCATLLKPIEQGHGHAKGGFFGWFNGWFGRVTSRYSAATRWVVARGGRFMIIYVLLLAGLGYSLWRLPGGFLPVDDQGFVMVDVLTPPDASTNRTLDVIKTVEKTLADTPGIDTVSFIAGFSFYGQGSNTAQAFVTLKDWSERSRNESADALIARLNPELSKIRDAEVSVLAPPPIDNLGNTSGFSFRLQDRSQRGYDALMAAKDQLFAAAANSPVLGKLSVEGLPPAPLVRLEIDRAKAAALGVTFAAINGALSTSLGSNYINDFLNLGRMQRVVVQANDDKRTKPEHLLTYSVRNNAGEMVPFSSFARIAWSVGPTQVVGFDGYPSVRITGNPKPGYTSGDAIAEMERLMGTLPKGFGYAWTGQSLQEKLAGSQAAFLLGLSILFVFLCLAALYESWAIPFAVMLAVPLGLIGSVAAAWLRGLPNDVYFTVGVITIIGLSAKNAILIIEFAKDLRARGTPLIEATVTACELRFRPIIMTSLAFILGVVPLVIATGASGASQQALGTGVLGGMLTATFLAVFWVPVFFVMVIRFFTRHKEAIAETPKVELPSAAH
- a CDS encoding efflux RND transporter periplasmic adaptor subunit, with the protein product MLRDKLIRSAGATICAVSVMTLAACTDQGGTAAPHASNAPEVGVVKLESAPVTLTKDLPGRITSMRIAEVRPRVSGIVIERSFQQGGMVDAGAVLYRIDPAPFEVELEKARAALAKAEAVLYQADRQEDRLKNLLKGEATTQAQYELAVAAERQAQADVAAQKAAVAQAQLNLDWATVRAPISGRIGRALVTEGALVNPNETTHLATIQQLDPVYADFTQSVDELNQLRRDLAEGRLKSVSREAARVRLLFDDGSMYKHPGRLLFSDVSVDPGTAKVTLRGEFPNPEGELLPGMYVRVQIEEAIDAAGLVVPSQAVQRTTAGGSAVYVVNNEGRANLQPVRLGRALNGGMLVEDGLKPGWRVVVDGFQKFAPGSAVTPVPWQAAGAGKPSASN
- a CDS encoding dienelactone hydrolase family protein, with amino-acid sequence MERRSGGAAVEAARESLSLSWAMRQRRRRFSGAIAAVLALLCLASTGTTHAQGIPKDVPARVELYPIPSLTLSDRQFLAGDEGGKPVTVVGELRVAQGSGRLPVVVLMHGSGGVGANIAAWTRTFNAMGISTFVIDGFTGRGITATSTNQAQLGRLNLIMDIYHSLDVLAKHPRVDPERIALMGFSRGGQAALYASLERFHKRWNTSGLQFAAYIPFYPDCSTTYRGDTDVAARPIRIFHGGPDDYNPVHTCKAYVERLKAAGRDVELTEYPDSPHGFDIGLLGANMLAIASKAQTVRNCRITEGDGGMLMNAETQQPFTYQDACVELDPHVGGNPATAEAARQAVTDFLRALFKLS